The genomic segment ATATGTAACGCGATCGAGAACATCCCATCCCGATTGACAGCAAAGTTGCAGGTCACGCGTTCTAGATCCGCTGTACGGATCGACGGCGCGTCGCGCGACAACGGCCGGTTACTGTAGTACGCATGTCAGACCGCCCCCCGGCAGCTCTCACGATTCTCAAGCTGGCTGGCTGCTGCCTGCTGGCGAGCGTGGTCGCCACGGCGCTGCTGTTCCCGGTGGCCGGTGGGCTGGGACTGATGTCCAACCGGGCCTCCGAGGTGGTCGCCAACGGCTCGGCACAACTTCTCGAGGGGCAGGTGCCCGCCGTCTCGACGATGGTGGACGCGAAGGGCAACACCATCGCGTGGCTATACGAGCAGCGCCGGTTCGAGGTGCCCACCGACAAAATCGCTAACACGATGAAGCTGGCGATCGTCTCGATCGAGGACAAGCGGTTCGCCGAGCACAACGGGGTGGACTGGAAGGGCACGCTGACCGGGCTGGCGGGCTATGCGTCCGGCGACGTCGACACCCGAGGGGGTTCGACGATCGAGCAGCAGTACATCAAGAACTACCAACTATTGGTGACCGCGAAGACCGACGCCGAAAAGCGCGCGGCCGTCGAAACCACCCCGGCCCGCAAGCTGCGCGAGATCCGGATGGCGCTCACGCTCGACAAGACGTTCACCAAGCCGGAGATCCTCACCCGCTACCTGAACCTCGTCTCCTTTGGGAACGGCTCGTTCGGCGTGCAGGACGCGGCGCAGACCTACTTCGGTATCAATGCGTCGGATCTGAACTGGCAGCAGGCGGCGCTACTGGCGGGCATGGTGCAGTCGACCAGCACACTGAATCCCTACACCAACCCCGACGGTGCCCTGGCCCGGCGGAACCTGGTGCTCGACACGATGATTCAGAACCTGCCGCAGGAGACCGACGCGCTGCGCGCCGCCAAGGCGACGCCGCTGGGGATCTTGCCGCAGCCCAACGAGCTGCCGCGCGGTTGCATCGCCGCCGGTGACCGCGCCTTCTTCTGTGACTACGTCCAGGAGTACCTGTCGCGCGCCGGCATCAGTAAGGAACAGGTGGCCAGGGGCGGCTATCTGATCCGCACGACGCTGGACCCCGACGTGCAGATCCCGGTCAAGAGCGCGATCGACAAGTTCGCCAGCCCGACTCTGCCCGGTATCTCGAGCGTGATGAGCGTCATCAAGCCGGGCAAGGATTCGCACAAGGTGATGGCCATGGCCAGCAACCGCACCTACGGACTCGACGTCGACGCGGGCCAGACCATGCGCCCGCAGCCCTTCTCGCTCGTCGGCGACGGCGCGGGGTCGGTGTTCAAGATCTTCACCACCGCCGCCGCGCTCGACATGGGGATGGGCATCAACGCCACCCTGGAGGTGCCGCCGCGGTTCCAGTCCAAGGGCCTGGGTAGTGGTGGCGCCAAGGGCTGCCCCAAGGACACCTGGTGTGTGGTCAACGCGGGTAACTACCGCGGGTCGATGAACGTCACCGAGGCGCTGGCCACCTCGCCCAACACCGCGTTCGCCAAGCTGATCTCGCAGGTGGGGGTGACGCGCACGGTCGACATGGCGGTCAAGCTCGGGCTGCGGTCCTACGCCGACCCCGGCACGGCCCGTGACTACAACCCCGA from the Mycobacterium lentiflavum genome contains:
- the ponA2 gene encoding transglycosylase/D,D-transpeptidase PonA2, giving the protein MSDRPPAALTILKLAGCCLLASVVATALLFPVAGGLGLMSNRASEVVANGSAQLLEGQVPAVSTMVDAKGNTIAWLYEQRRFEVPTDKIANTMKLAIVSIEDKRFAEHNGVDWKGTLTGLAGYASGDVDTRGGSTIEQQYIKNYQLLVTAKTDAEKRAAVETTPARKLREIRMALTLDKTFTKPEILTRYLNLVSFGNGSFGVQDAAQTYFGINASDLNWQQAALLAGMVQSTSTLNPYTNPDGALARRNLVLDTMIQNLPQETDALRAAKATPLGILPQPNELPRGCIAAGDRAFFCDYVQEYLSRAGISKEQVARGGYLIRTTLDPDVQIPVKSAIDKFASPTLPGISSVMSVIKPGKDSHKVMAMASNRTYGLDVDAGQTMRPQPFSLVGDGAGSVFKIFTTAAALDMGMGINATLEVPPRFQSKGLGSGGAKGCPKDTWCVVNAGNYRGSMNVTEALATSPNTAFAKLISQVGVTRTVDMAVKLGLRSYADPGTARDYNPDSNESLADFVKRQNIGSFTLGPIEVNALELSNVAATLASGGVWCPPNPIDKLIDRNGNEVAVTTQTCDQVVPEGLANTLANAMSKDATGGGTAAGSAGAAGWDLPMSGKTGTTEAHRSSGFVGFTSRYAAANYIYDDSTSPTDLCSAPLRHCGEGDLYGGNEPARTWFTAMKPIATSFGDIKLPPTDPRYVEGSPGSRVPSVAGMDVDAARSRLKEAGFQVADQPNSVNSTAKLGEVVGTSPSGNTIPGSVVTIQVSNGIPPAPPPPPDGAPLPVGSQVVEIPGLPPITIPLLAPPPPPGQPPP